Proteins found in one Arachis stenosperma cultivar V10309 chromosome 8, arast.V10309.gnm1.PFL2, whole genome shotgun sequence genomic segment:
- the LOC130944091 gene encoding uncharacterized protein LOC130944091 — protein MTLTSALSLVTTGTVCMKLAEHKETDKFCDLRNHVAAAICHQNQVSLEEDSDHQHGSFRGRELQSDMTGPSLLLEDRIYSASLHHMLPSNEWLAFWLFLVASSYFLLSKNVYYFCNWRVKSAERANPNARIDQNDDETGSNSMFGCTDERSWSPQTVSSKFDAYSEISDFDGTSYLDSLLSLEEEDSEWLSDSKIFSTCEDPSTPLSIGYKYDTFSEISDFDRTSYLDSLLSLVEEDSDWLSDSNAIGCSNENPSTPISYKYDSLSEISDLDTPLNWGSLLRLDGRDSKWSTSLNGAHFDIAEDNVSVKTSLEGANMDEFSYDEPLFWPFEGKQSWNSEDSLSSFCSSPRKKFVFDSGSTASSSLKTSKRSAKIVPVDCEDDNVIMKGKEVLNDKHLSLTKILFDEDDLNASSNKDLFGREFCALDEELPIETLVGLKEFDGHEGLDSEFNCDSFLLCESLIN, from the coding sequence ATGACGTTAACTTCAGCATTGAGTTTGGTTACAACTGGCACTGTCTGCATGAAACTAGCTGAACATAAAGAGACAGATAAGTTCTGTGATCTTAGGAACCATGTGGCTGCTGCTATTTGCCACCAAAATCAAGTGTCATTAGAAGAAGACAGTGATCATCAGCATGGATCCTTCAGAGGAAGAGAGTTACAATCAGACATGACAGGGCCTTCATTGCTTCTTGAAGACAGAATCTATTCTGCTTCACTTCATCATATGCTTCCTTCCAATGAGTGGTTGGCTTTTTGGTTATTCCTGGTTGCAAGCTCTTATTTTCTCTTAAGCAAAAATGTCTATTATTTTTGCAATTGGAGAGTGAAATCTGCTGAGAGAGCCAACCCAAATGCAAGGATAGATCAGAATGATGATGAAACTGGTTCGAATTCTATGTTTGGCTGCACTGATGAGAGGTCATGGTCTCCTCAAACAGTTTCATCCAAATTTGACGCTTACTCGGAGATTTCGGATTTTGACGGAACAAGTTACTTGGATTCTTTGCTCAGCCTTGAAGAGGAAGATTCTGAGTGGCTTTCAGATTCGAAGATTTTCTCTACCTGTGAGGATCCTTCAACTCCTCTTAGTATTGGCTACAAGTATGACACTTTCTCTGAGATTTCAGATTTTGACAGAACTAGTTACTTGGATTCCTTGCTCAGCCTTGTAGAGGAAGATTCTGATTGGCTCTCAGATTCAAATGCTATTGGATGTTCCAACGAGAATCCTTCAACTCCTATTAGCTACAAATATGATTCTTTATCTGAGATATCAGACCTAGATACACCTCTTAACTGGGGCTCTTTGCTTAGACTTGATGGAAGAGACAGTAAGTGGTCTACTTCACTCAATGGAGCACACTTTGACATAGCTGAAGATAATGTTTCTGTGAAGACTTCATTGGAAGGTGCAAATATGGATGAGTTCAGTTATGATGAGCCACTCTTTTGGCCATTTGAAGGGAAACAAAGTTGGAATTCTGAGGATTCCTTGAGTTCATTTTGTTCCTCTCCAAGGAAAAAGTTTGTTTTTGACTCTGGATCAACTGCATCATCAAGCTTGAAGACGAGCAAAAGATCAGCAAAGATAGTACCTGTAGATTGTGAAGATGATAATGTTATAATGAAAGGAAAAGAAGTTTTGAATGACAAACACTTGTCTCTAACCAAGATTCTTTTCGATGAAGACGATCTCAATGCTTCTTCAAACAAAGACCTCTTTGGTAGGGAATTTTGTGCCTTGGATGAAGAGCTTCCCATTGAGACATTGGTAGGGCTGAAGGAATTTGATGGACATGAGGGACTTGATTCAGAATTCAACTGTGATTCCTTTCTGCTCTGTGAATCTCTCATCAACTAA